A stretch of the Nitrospirota bacterium genome encodes the following:
- the pth gene encoding aminoacyl-tRNA hydrolase → MWALVGLGNPGRKYARTRHNVGFRVLDELARRLGLTFTEKDLCLFARGSLDGVEAVLVEPLTFMNRSGLAVRRVLRQEGIPPTRTVLVHDDLDLETGRVKVKPGGGAGGHRGVESVIREVGSPDFIHVKVGIGRDPDIPPEEYVLRPFGGGERALVDEAVATAADAVGDVVLRGPERAMSLYNRR, encoded by the coding sequence TTGTGGGCGCTGGTGGGCCTCGGAAACCCGGGGAGGAAGTACGCCAGGACCAGGCACAACGTGGGTTTCCGGGTTCTGGATGAGCTGGCCCGCCGTCTCGGCCTGACATTCACGGAAAAGGACCTCTGCCTGTTTGCCAGGGGCTCCCTGGACGGCGTGGAGGCCGTCCTGGTGGAACCCCTGACCTTCATGAACCGGAGCGGCCTGGCCGTGCGGCGCGTGCTCCGGCAGGAAGGCATCCCCCCCACTCGGACGGTGCTCGTGCATGACGACCTGGACCTGGAGACGGGGCGCGTCAAGGTGAAACCGGGCGGGGGAGCCGGCGGCCACCGCGGCGTGGAGTCCGTCATCCGGGAGGTGGGCTCTCCCGACTTCATCCATGTGAAGGTGGGCATCGGCCGGGACCCGGACATCCCCCCCGAGGAATATGTGCTCAGACCCTTCGGCGGCGGCGAGCGAGCCCTCGTGGATGAGGCCGTGGCCACGGCGGCCGACGCCGTCGGCGACGTCGTCCTCCGGGGTCCGGAGCGGGCGATGAGCCTCTATAACCGCAGATAG
- a CDS encoding 50S ribosomal protein L25, with the protein MEKYTLNAQVREKAGKGAARSLRREGRVPAVIYRAGESTPLTMDHKELVKFINVTAREQATVDMRFPEGTSRLALLKDYQLDPVKGELLHADFMEMAMDEAVTISIPVITVGEAVGVKRDKGILQHELREVEAECLPGDIPGHIEIDIRGLSAGHSLHVSDLAVPPGVTILTDPAAMVVTVAMPALVEEAAPAEEAAEGPELIKKVKPEAEEG; encoded by the coding sequence ATGGAAAAATACACCTTGAACGCTCAGGTGAGGGAGAAGGCCGGAAAGGGGGCCGCCCGTTCCCTGAGGCGCGAGGGCCGCGTCCCCGCGGTCATCTACCGGGCGGGCGAATCCACCCCCCTTACCATGGACCACAAGGAGCTCGTCAAGTTCATCAACGTCACGGCCCGGGAGCAGGCGACCGTGGACATGCGGTTCCCCGAGGGCACCAGCAGGCTGGCCCTGTTGAAGGATTACCAGTTGGACCCCGTCAAGGGCGAGCTTCTCCATGCCGACTTCATGGAGATGGCCATGGACGAGGCCGTTACCATCTCCATCCCGGTCATCACGGTGGGAGAGGCCGTCGGCGTCAAGCGCGACAAGGGCATCCTGCAGCACGAGCTGCGGGAGGTGGAGGCCGAGTGCCTGCCCGGGGACATCCCCGGACATATCGAGATAGACATCAGGGGTCTTTCGGCGGGGCACTCCCTGCACGTCAGCGACCTTGCGGTCCCGCCCGGCGTGACCATCCTTACCGACCCGGCGGCCATGGTGGTCACCGTGGCCATGCCGGCCCTGGTCGAGGAGGCTGCGCCCGCCGAAGAGGCCGCCGAAGGCCCCGAGCTCATCAAGAAGGTCAAGCCGGAGGCCGAGGAGGGTTAG